The window AGTTATCGTGTGAGCGAGTCGCCAGTACCTGATTACACGTCAACAGTTGAGGGATATGACCTCACGAACACGTATACCCCAGGTAAAAGAAGCTACAGTGTCACGAAAGTATGGGAAGACAACGATAACCAAGATGGCATTCGTCCGACAAGTATCGACGTCCAGCTGTATGCGGATGGACGAGCCGAAGGCGATGTGATCCAATTAAGTGAAGCAAACAATTGGCAACACACGTGGGATAACTTACATCAAAAACGCGATAAACAAGACATTACATATACGGTTAAAGAAGTAGACGTTCCTGCTGGCTATCAATCAAAAGTAGTGCGCAGTGGAAGTGCTAGTTTTATTATTAATACAATGAAAAATGATGAAAAAAAATTACCTATACAAACTAATTTTACTTACATAAATCCACCTAAAAACTATAGAGTGGTAAATAATAACGAAACTCATATTTTACCGAAAGCTGGTAATAAAAGAGAAGGTTATTACATTTTGATTGGTATTTTTTCATTAGGAGTTTCTGCTTTTGTTTTCAGACGAAAATTTGAGTAGTAAAAAAAGCGCTAGTATCCTCTCTTAAGGGGATATTAGCGCTTTTTAATAGGTTGTTATTTTATTCCCACTCAACTGTCGCAGGTGGTTTAGAGGTAATGTCATACACGACGCGGTTAACGTGAGCGACTTCGTTTACTAAACGAACTGAGATTTTTTGTAATAAATCCCAATCGATTCGTGCAAAGTCAGCTGTCATACCGTCGATAGATGTGATAGCGCGGATACCGATTGTGTAATCGTAAGTACGTCCGTCACCCATCACACCAACTGAACGAATGCCTGGTAAGACAGTGAAATATTGCCAAATATCGCGGTCTAAGCCAGCGTTTGCGATTTCTTCACGTAAGATAGCATCAGATTCGCGAACGATTTCTAATTTTTCTTCAGAGATTTCACCAAGCACACGGATACCTAATCCTGGTCCTGGGAATGGTTGGCGCCATACGATTGAATCAGGCATACCTAATTCAGTTCCTAGAGCACGAACTTCATCTTTGAATAATGTGTTTAATGGTTCAATTAATTTGAATTGCATATCGTCAGGTAAACCACCAACATTATGGTGAGATTTGATAACTTCAGCTGTGTCAGTACCACTTTCGATAACGTCAGTGTATAACGTACCTTGTGCTAAGAATTCAATACCGTCTAATTTAGTTGCTTCATCATCGAATACATAAATAAATTCGTTACCGATAATTTTACGTTTTTGTTCTGGATCAGAAACTCCAGCTAATTTATCTAAGAAGCGTTTTTTAGCATCTACTTTGATAATGTTTAAGCCAAATTTTCCGCCTAAGCTTTCCATTACTTGCTCAGCTTCACCTTTACGTAATAAACCATGGTCAACGAAGATACATGTTAATTGGTCGCCGATAGCTTTTTGTAAAAGAACACCAACAACACTTGAATCTACTCCGCCTGAAAGACCAAGTAAGACTTTTTTGTCGCCAACTGTTTCACGAATTTTTGCGATTTCATTTTCAATGAAGTTTTCCATTGACCAATCGCCTTTACAGCCACAGATTTCAAAGGCGAAGTTTTTTAGTAAGTCGTTACCATTTAATGAGTGACGAACTTCTGGATGGAATTGTACGCCATAGAAGTTTTTCTCTTCATTAGCCATTGCAGCTACAGGGCAATCTGCGCTTGTTGCAGTTACAGTGAAACCTTCAGGCATTTTAGTTACTAAGTCACCATGACTCATCCAAACTTGTTCTTGTTCTGGTAAGTTTTGGAAAAGACCTGATGTTGTGTTTTGTACGTCAATAAAGGCTTGTCCATATTCTTTTTTGTCTGCAGGTTCAACAACGCCACCAAAGTGGTCAGTCATTAATTGCATACCGTAGCAAATACCAAAAACTGGGATTCCTAGGTTGAAAATTTCAGGGTCTACTTTGAAAGAATCTTCTTCATAAACACTGTTTGGTCCGCCAGAAAAAATAATTCCTTTAGGATTCATAGCCTTGATTTCTTCGGCAGTTGTTTTGTGGCTTAGTAATTCAGAAAATACACCAAACTCACGAATACGACGAGTAATTAATTGGTTGTACTGGCTACCGAAATCTAATACGATGATAGTTTCAATTGTTGGGTTAGTTGTCACGTTGTTCCCTCTTTCTTATAATTAATATTTAGTCAAATAGACATCACTGATTTGGTGGTTGGCTTGTTTACGTAATATTAACTCTGCATGGTGCCGAGTGGGTAAAATATATTCTTCTAGGTTACGTAAATTCACACGTTTCCATACGTCACGTGCCATTTCGAGAGCTTCCTCACGAGGGCCGGTTGCGTATGAGTAATAATAGTTATTAGGTTCTAAGAAGGCAGAATCTAGAAGTGCTTCGAAGCGATCTAAGTACCATTTCTCAATTGTTTCAGGTTCTGCGTCAACAAAAATGGAAAAGTCGAAAAAATCACTAATATAAATTTGTTGATTGGCGGGTAATTGTAAGACATTGATGCCTTCTACAATCAAAATATCAGGTTCATCAATTTCTTGAAATTCACCTGGAATAATGTTGTACACCTCGTGAGAGTAAATAGGGATTTGCAAGGGCGATTTACGACGTTTAACGTCTTCTAAAAAGCCGATTAATCTTTCCATATCATAACTCTCTGGAAACCCTTTTTGATCCATCATATCGTGCTTAATTAAATAATCATTAGGATGTAAAAAGCCGTCCGTCGTAATTAAATGAACGTTGTGACGTTTGAAAATACGTGACAGCATCATTTGTAAAACACGAGCTGTGGTACTTTTTCCAACGGCCACACTTCCAGCAATTCCGATAATAAACGGTGGAGTTTCTTGGTACTTCTGCATAAATAACCCTTTACTTTGTTGCAATGATTCATATTCGTTCATGTACAATTTAATCAAATGCGTTAATGGCATATAAATGTCTTGCACGTCTTGCAAAGAAATTTTATCGTTGAAACTTTTGATTTCTTGTAGTTCTTCCTCAGTTAATAGAGGTATACCATTTCGATAAAAGCTTTCCCATTCAGATCGTGAGAAGTGATGATACTTCTTTGATTCCTTCGCTTGCACGATAGTTATTTCCTCCTAAGAATAGGGTGTAAAAAGAATTATACCACATTTATTTTTTTTTCATAGATATAAATGGTAAAAATTAGAAAGTGGTTAAAGAAATATCAGCTGCAAAGGTCTTTTCCAGTGCTAAATCACGTAGACGATTTTGTTTGCGTTCTGAATAATCTTTTGAAATGCTTATTTCTTCCGTACTTTCTGGAATGACTTTAGGTACAACGTAGTCTTCTCCAATTTCTTTTCCAACTGCGACAAACGTCATAAAGCAAGTAGCGGCTAAATAGCGCTCGCCTGTTGTTAAATTTTCACCGGTTACTTTGACAAAAACTTCTAAAGAACGTTTACCAGTACCCGTCACAAAAGCTTCTAATGTAAGGGCATAGTCAGCTGGGATTGGCGCTAAGAAATTTAAGCGGTCAGTAGATGCTGTGACAACTGGTTGACGTGTATGGCGGATAGCGGCCATCGCTGCACAGCTGTCAATATAATACATTAATTGTCCACCGTATAAGGTGTTATGGCTGTTTGTGTCTTGAGGCAGCACTAAATGTGTTTGAACCGTACGTGACTCATGACAAAATTTTGCGTTTGGTGTAACTTCATTCATATAAAAAAAA is drawn from Vagococcus xieshaowenii and contains these coding sequences:
- the guaA gene encoding glutamine-hydrolyzing GMP synthase, whose translation is MTTNPTIETIIVLDFGSQYNQLITRRIREFGVFSELLSHKTTAEEIKAMNPKGIIFSGGPNSVYEEDSFKVDPEIFNLGIPVFGICYGMQLMTDHFGGVVEPADKKEYGQAFIDVQNTTSGLFQNLPEQEQVWMSHGDLVTKMPEGFTVTATSADCPVAAMANEEKNFYGVQFHPEVRHSLNGNDLLKNFAFEICGCKGDWSMENFIENEIAKIRETVGDKKVLLGLSGGVDSSVVGVLLQKAIGDQLTCIFVDHGLLRKGEAEQVMESLGGKFGLNIIKVDAKKRFLDKLAGVSDPEQKRKIIGNEFIYVFDDEATKLDGIEFLAQGTLYTDVIESGTDTAEVIKSHHNVGGLPDDMQFKLIEPLNTLFKDEVRALGTELGMPDSIVWRQPFPGPGLGIRVLGEISEEKLEIVRESDAILREEIANAGLDRDIWQYFTVLPGIRSVGVMGDGRTYDYTIGIRAITSIDGMTADFARIDWDLLQKISVRLVNEVAHVNRVVYDITSKPPATVEWE
- the coaA gene encoding type I pantothenate kinase, translated to MQAKESKKYHHFSRSEWESFYRNGIPLLTEEELQEIKSFNDKISLQDVQDIYMPLTHLIKLYMNEYESLQQSKGLFMQKYQETPPFIIGIAGSVAVGKSTTARVLQMMLSRIFKRHNVHLITTDGFLHPNDYLIKHDMMDQKGFPESYDMERLIGFLEDVKRRKSPLQIPIYSHEVYNIIPGEFQEIDEPDILIVEGINVLQLPANQQIYISDFFDFSIFVDAEPETIEKWYLDRFEALLDSAFLEPNNYYYSYATGPREEALEMARDVWKRVNLRNLEEYILPTRHHAELILRKQANHQISDVYLTKY
- a CDS encoding acyl-CoA thioesterase translates to MNEVTPNAKFCHESRTVQTHLVLPQDTNSHNTLYGGQLMYYIDSCAAMAAIRHTRQPVVTASTDRLNFLAPIPADYALTLEAFVTGTGKRSLEVFVKVTGENLTTGERYLAATCFMTFVAVGKEIGEDYVVPKVIPESTEEISISKDYSERKQNRLRDLALEKTFAADISLTTF